The Deltaproteobacteria bacterium region GGATAAATTGATCCTTAAGTAAGGAGCGCCGATGATTAGAACGGAAAACCTTGTTAAAATTTACAGGACGGAAGAGGTTGAGACAACAGCCCTGAACAACCTTAGCTTAGAAATTAATGAAGGTGAGTTCGTTTCCATTATCGGGCCATCAGGCTGCGGTAAATCAACCCTTTTAAACGTACTGGGTCTGCTTGACAGCCTCAATGAAGGCAAATATTTTTTTATGGATCATGAGGTCTCGAAATATTCTGAAAGAAAGCGAACCAATTTGAGAAAAGCCAACATAGGCTTTGTCTTTCAGAGCTTTAACCTGATTGATGAGTTAACGGTCTTTGAGAATGTTGAGCTCCCCCTCCTTTACCTGAGCGTATCCTCATCGGAGCGAAAGAAACGGGTAAAAGATGTGCTGGAGCAGACCGGTATATCCCATCGGATGAATCATTACCCACAATTGCTCTCTGGCGGTCAGCAGCAGCGTGTTGCGGTGGCTAGGGCTGTAGTAGCCAAACCCAAGGTTATCCTGGCGGACGAGCCCACTGGTAATCTGGATTCCAAACATGGTGGTGAAGTAATGGATCTCTTAGCCGAACTGCACAAAGAAGGCACCACCGTTGTTATAGTTACTCATTCACCCGATTATGCCCAACGTGCCCAGCGTATTATCCAGCTTTTGGATGGTGATGTGGTAACAGGAGAGGTGGCTGGTTAACCACCAGCCCAGATTGCGTAAAATTCCGGCTCCCAGTTTTCTTAACATCTCGAAGAGGACAAAACAGTGTTTTTAAATTATCTAAAAATCGCCTACAGGAATCTTTTTAAGTATAAGGCCTTCTCGCTGATCAACATCTCCGGGCTGGCCATCGGCATGACCTGCTGTTTCCTGATCCTGGTGTGGGTGATGGATGAATTGAGCTTTGACCGATTCCATAAAAATGCTGACAACCTGTATCGGGCCGTGGTGAGGGTAAAGAACGACAACGGCGTTACCACCTCGATATGGGGTCCGGCTGCTTTAGGACCCGGCTTAAAACGAGAAATGCCGGAAGTTGTTGATTTTGCACGGTACGTCCCGGCTCCGCAGATAACCTTGCAGCATGAGGACGCCACTTTTAACGAACAAGTCGTATGGGTTGATCCGAGCTTTTTTAAGATGTTTACCTTCCCCGCCATAGCCGGGGATTTGGAAACAGCCTTCGAAGAACCCCTGGCTCTAGTCATCACCCAGAAAATGGCCAAAAAATATTTTGGCACCGATAAGGATGTAATCAACAAAGTCCTCAAAATGAGCAACAGGTACGATTATAAAGTCAAGGCGGTGCTCAAGGACATCCCGGCCACCTCCCATCTGAATTTCGATATTCTCGCGCCCTCTTCCAACCTGAAATACGTCGGATACAAGGATGACAATTGGATCTGGAACAATTGTATTACCTATGTCCAGCTTCAGAAAAACGTTCCTTACAAGAAATTCAACAAAAAGATCACTAACTACATTGAAAGCCATATGACCAAATTTACGTTTTCTGAAGAACTATTTTTGCAGCCTTTAACCCGAATTTATTTGTACTCGGATTTCAGTGGTGAAAGAAGCAGGCAGGGAAACATCACTCACGTCTATATTCTTTCAATTATTGCTGTCTTTATCCTTTTGATCGCCTGTATCAACTTCATGAATCTTTCCACGGCCCGATCCATGAACCGCGTCACCGAAATCGGTATCAGAAAAGTAGTGGGAGCGCACCGGACCCATCTGATAGCCCAATTTTACGGGGAATCGATCTTTCTTTCCGTGGTCGCCCTGGTTATCGCTCTGGGCCTGTCCGAGCTGCTGCTGCCTTCGTTCAACGCTATGGCTGGGAAACAACTGTCACATGATCTGACCGGCAACTGGCACGTCATTCTGGGTAT contains the following coding sequences:
- a CDS encoding ABC transporter ATP-binding protein; translated protein: MIRTENLVKIYRTEEVETTALNNLSLEINEGEFVSIIGPSGCGKSTLLNVLGLLDSLNEGKYFFMDHEVSKYSERKRTNLRKANIGFVFQSFNLIDELTVFENVELPLLYLSVSSSERKKRVKDVLEQTGISHRMNHYPQLLSGGQQQRVAVARAVVAKPKVILADEPTGNLDSKHGGEVMDLLAELHKEGTTVVIVTHSPDYAQRAQRIIQLLDGDVVTGEVAG
- a CDS encoding ABC transporter permease; protein product: MFLNYLKIAYRNLFKYKAFSLINISGLAIGMTCCFLILVWVMDELSFDRFHKNADNLYRAVVRVKNDNGVTTSIWGPAALGPGLKREMPEVVDFARYVPAPQITLQHEDATFNEQVVWVDPSFFKMFTFPAIAGDLETAFEEPLALVITQKMAKKYFGTDKDVINKVLKMSNRYDYKVKAVLKDIPATSHLNFDILAPSSNLKYVGYKDDNWIWNNCITYVQLQKNVPYKKFNKKITNYIESHMTKFTFSEELFLQPLTRIYLYSDFSGERSRQGNITHVYILSIIAVFILLIACINFMNLSTARSMNRVTEIGIRKVVGAHRTHLIAQFYGESIFLSVVALVIALGLSELLLPSFNAMAGKQLSHDLTGNWHVILGIGLITVFTGIIAGSYPAFYLSAFKPARILQGSSKKASKSAVLRKTLVIL